From the genome of Cyanobacteriota bacterium, one region includes:
- a CDS encoding FkbM family methyltransferase — MTMADIGATESRSVKQQLARATIRLLKRLMGNDRALEMLKRLIRQLPYRLAFPVTWVCLEEFPLTSVAIDRWRCAYPRQFPQVRVTVNPNCLSGRFFAISGYYEDRLTDLIQAPERDGLLVDIGANFGYYPVLWLAKRATTRTIVAEPVSEYVQLLQENLKPYQSRFQIFAGCIGDYEGTALVDTVGDPTMLSKVVTNDPTGQARQVPMLTLAALLAKYGETTVDVLKVDAEGYDLKILASCKPLFERHAIHTVFWETAKSEEQAAMEAYLRQLGYVRILTGYVTGYDRAPAGLVHEQIIT, encoded by the coding sequence ATGACCATGGCAGATATAGGGGCAACCGAATCGCGAAGTGTGAAGCAACAATTGGCACGGGCGACTATACGGCTGCTAAAGAGATTAATGGGCAACGATCGCGCCCTTGAGATGCTTAAACGACTCATTCGGCAACTGCCCTATCGACTGGCGTTTCCTGTTACGTGGGTCTGTTTAGAAGAATTTCCCCTCACTAGCGTGGCGATTGATCGCTGGCGCTGTGCTTACCCTCGCCAATTTCCCCAAGTCCGGGTAACGGTTAACCCCAATTGCTTAAGTGGTCGCTTTTTCGCCATTAGTGGCTATTACGAAGATCGGCTTACAGACCTGATACAAGCGCCAGAGCGAGATGGCTTGCTGGTAGATATTGGTGCAAACTTTGGCTATTACCCTGTGTTGTGGCTAGCAAAACGTGCTACTACTCGGACGATCGTGGCAGAACCTGTCAGTGAGTACGTTCAACTGCTACAGGAGAACCTAAAACCCTACCAATCCCGATTTCAGATTTTTGCTGGCTGCATCGGCGACTATGAGGGTACTGCCCTAGTGGATACTGTTGGAGATCCGACCATGTTGAGCAAGGTTGTCACCAATGACCCCACTGGCCAAGCACGGCAAGTGCCAATGCTTACCTTAGCAGCGCTGCTAGCCAAGTATGGCGAAACCACGGTCGATGTTCTTAAAGTAGATGCTGAAGGCTATGATCTTAAAATTTTGGCGAGTTGCAAGCCGTTATTTGAGCGCCATGCTATTCACACAGTCTTTTGGGAAACAGCTAAGTCAGAGGAACAAGCGGCTATGGAAGCCTATTTGCGTCAGTTGGGGTATGTGCGGATCCTCACGGGGTATGTAACCGGCTACGATCGCGCCCCCGCAGGGCTTGTCCACGAGCAAATCATTACCTAA
- a CDS encoding class I SAM-dependent methyltransferase → MVNLLKSLRKTVLARALQPAWVDEARLLIQRAVFQQVLTGYAFTGLCLNAGCGEGLFSEFLESFPAVETIINLDLVCPTIPQQRRDPRHQAMAGSLTALPLESATVDTCLCSEVLEHIDNDVMAVAELARVIKPSGLLLISVPTPPAPPDPQHVREGYTLQDLTALLISHGFEVLRHRYCFYLWKRLLYHLWQWQFVTLGRRKRSVFPRFLLLAMGYADRLMPLGKPWDLVVLAQRSPS, encoded by the coding sequence ATGGTTAATCTGCTTAAGTCTCTGCGTAAGACTGTTCTGGCTCGTGCCCTTCAACCTGCTTGGGTTGACGAGGCCCGACTATTGATCCAAAGGGCGGTGTTTCAACAAGTGCTGACAGGATATGCATTTACGGGGCTATGTTTGAATGCGGGCTGTGGTGAGGGGTTGTTTTCGGAATTTCTAGAATCCTTTCCAGCAGTGGAGACAATTATCAACCTAGATTTAGTCTGCCCAACAATTCCCCAGCAGCGTCGGGATCCTAGACATCAAGCCATGGCTGGCTCCCTTACCGCGTTGCCTCTAGAGTCAGCAACGGTAGATACTTGTTTGTGTAGTGAGGTGCTTGAACACATTGATAACGATGTCATGGCTGTGGCTGAATTGGCACGAGTCATTAAACCTAGTGGTCTGTTGTTGATTAGTGTACCCACACCACCTGCTCCTCCGGATCCGCAACATGTGCGTGAGGGCTATACGCTCCAAGACTTGACTGCGTTACTAATTAGCCATGGGTTTGAGGTGTTGCGTCACCGATATTGTTTCTACCTGTGGAAACGATTGCTCTATCACCTGTGGCAATGGCAGTTTGTAACCCTAGGCAGGCGTAAGCGGAGTGTGTTTCCTCGGTTTCTGTTGCTGGCAATGGGCTACGCCGATCGCTTGATGCCCTTGGGTAAGCCTTGGGATTTGGTGGTGTTGGCCCAGCGATCGCCCTCCTGA
- a CDS encoding response regulator, with translation MTKKVLIVDDEPNILILMEQALEKLEDEDVELVTASNGQQALEIITTERPDLVFLDVMMPKMSGLEVCNTVRHDLGMSDVYIIMLTAKGQEFDKQKGLDVGANLYMTKPFRPREVLAKAREVLGLEVG, from the coding sequence ATGACTAAAAAAGTGCTGATTGTGGATGATGAGCCTAATATTCTAATCCTGATGGAGCAGGCTCTAGAGAAGCTAGAGGATGAAGATGTAGAGTTAGTAACTGCCAGTAATGGTCAGCAAGCGTTAGAGATTATTACCACTGAGCGTCCTGATTTGGTGTTTCTAGATGTGATGATGCCTAAGATGAGTGGACTAGAGGTGTGCAATACTGTTAGGCACGACTTGGGAATGAGTGATGTTTACATCATCATGCTGACGGCAAAAGGGCAGGAGTTTGATAAGCAAAAAGGTCTTGATGTTGGCGCTAACCTATATATGACCAAGCCCTTTCGCCCAAGGGAAGTATTAGCCAAAGCCAGGGAAGTGTTGGGCTTAGAAGTTGGTTAG